The following is a genomic window from Lysinibacillus sp. JNUCC-52.
TTATCGTAAAGTGATTGATGCTTACTGTGCAGATCCAGACAATTTTAAAATTAAGCGTGAATGGCTAGAAGAGTTAGATAAATGTGCGAACCGTGAAGCAGCTGAGGCGTTTTTCCACGATGCACCTGGCCACGAGGAGCAAATGTTTGGCGTTCATGGTCGTAAAACAACTTACGAATTTGCAGGACTTATTTTAAACCACGATCCAGAGACGAAAATTGTTACAATGCAACAACGTAACTATTTTAAACCTGGTGATGAAGTTGAATTTTTTGGTCCAGAAATCGAAAACTTCCGCATTACGATGGGAGAAATTTGGGATGAGGACGGCAACAGCTTAGACGCTGCACGTCATCCATTACAAATTATTAAATTTAAATGTGATACATTGCTTCAACCGCATAACATGATGCGAAAGGAGAATAATTAATGGCAATTAAGCGTCCAGTTGTCATCGGAATCGCTGGTGGCTCATGTTCAGGTAAAACGAGCGTGACACGTGCTATTTATGATGTTTTCCGTGACCATTCTGTTGTTGTAATTGAGCAAGATTATTACTACAAAGATCAAAGTCATTTAACATTTGAAGAACGTTTAGGTACGAATTATGACCATCCTCTAGCGTTTGATAATGATTTATTAATTGACCATATTAAAAAATTATTAAAGCGTCAGTCCATTGATAAACCTGTATATGACTATGTACAGCATACACGTGCCAATGAAGTGATCCATGTTGAGCCAGTAGATGTTATTATACTAGAAGGAATTTTAGTATTAGAGGATGCGGACTTACGTAATTTAATGGACATTAAATTGTTTGTCGATACGGATTCAGATTTACGTATTATTCGTCGTATTCTTCGTGACATAAAAGAGCGTGGTCGTACAACGGAT
Proteins encoded in this region:
- the udk gene encoding uridine kinase — its product is MAIKRPVVIGIAGGSCSGKTSVTRAIYDVFRDHSVVVIEQDYYYKDQSHLTFEERLGTNYDHPLAFDNDLLIDHIKKLLKRQSIDKPVYDYVQHTRANEVIHVEPVDVIILEGILVLEDADLRNLMDIKLFVDTDSDLRIIRRILRDIKERGRTTDSVIEQYLSAVRPMHNMFIEPTKRYADIIIPEGGENGVAIDLMVTKIKTILETDNVL